In Campylobacter concisus, a genomic segment contains:
- a CDS encoding 5'-methylthioadenosine/adenosylhomocysteine nucleosidase, whose translation MIAILGAMQEETTPILEMVGEYKTVQYANNKFYLANYKGKELVIAYSKIGKVNAAITATLMIEKFKASKLLFTGVAGSLDESLKIGDMLYATSLVQHDLDITAFGHPYGYVPGTSIFVKSDEGLNELAKKIADKKDMSLSAGIIATGDQFICDNEKKAWIKKIFNASATEMEGASVALVCEILGVPFFILRAISDGAGDAAEFDFDKFLQDSANISAKFILEMVENL comes from the coding sequence ATGATAGCGATACTTGGAGCTATGCAAGAGGAGACAACACCGATCCTTGAAATGGTTGGTGAATATAAAACTGTTCAATATGCAAATAATAAATTTTACTTAGCAAACTATAAAGGAAAAGAGCTAGTCATTGCCTATTCAAAGATAGGCAAAGTAAATGCAGCTATAACAGCAACTTTAATGATAGAAAAATTTAAGGCCTCAAAGTTGCTCTTTACTGGCGTAGCTGGCTCACTTGATGAGAGTTTAAAAATAGGCGATATGCTTTATGCTACTAGCTTAGTGCAACATGATCTTGATATTACGGCTTTTGGCCATCCTTATGGCTATGTGCCAGGCACAAGTATATTTGTTAAAAGCGATGAAGGACTAAATGAACTGGCAAAAAAGATAGCTGATAAAAAAGATATGAGCTTAAGTGCTGGTATTATTGCGACCGGAGATCAGTTTATCTGCGATAATGAAAAGAAAGCTTGGATAAAAAAGATATTTAATGCGAGCGCTACCGAGATGGAAGGTGCTAGCGTTGCACTAGTTTGCGAAATACTAGGTGTGCCATTTTTTATACTAAGAGCTATCAGCGATGGAGCTGGTGATGCAGCAGAGTTTGACTTTGATAAATTTTTGCAAGATTCAGCAAATATTAGTGCAAAATTTATACTTGAAATGGTAGAAAATTTATGA
- a CDS encoding tRNA 2-thiocytidine biosynthesis TtcA family protein, with the protein MIELSKRLLRQVGQTNARYKMIEGGDKILLGLSGGKDSLALAHVLKHIQNVTPEKFEFKAVTLSYGMGEDYAYLTKHCNEHGIEHEVIDSSIFEISKEKIRKNSSFCSFFSRMRRGYLYTYALRHGFNKLAIAHHLDDAAESFFMNFTYNGALRTLAPKYTAKNGITVIRPFIFVRERQLRENAIKNELRVIGDEACPAMRFDVKMPHARYETKQLLATLEKENPKLFTSLKAAFENIHTDTFFALNSSSEE; encoded by the coding sequence ATGATAGAGCTTAGTAAAAGGCTTCTTAGGCAAGTTGGTCAGACAAATGCTAGATACAAGATGATAGAGGGCGGAGATAAGATCTTGCTTGGTCTTAGCGGAGGTAAAGATAGCCTCGCACTCGCTCACGTACTAAAGCATATCCAAAACGTTACACCTGAAAAATTTGAGTTTAAAGCAGTAACACTAAGCTACGGCATGGGTGAGGACTACGCTTATCTTACAAAGCATTGCAATGAGCACGGAATAGAGCACGAAGTAATAGATAGCTCAATTTTTGAAATTTCAAAAGAGAAAATCCGTAAGAATTCTAGTTTTTGTAGTTTCTTTTCTCGTATGAGAAGAGGCTATCTTTATACTTACGCTTTAAGGCATGGTTTTAATAAACTTGCGATTGCACATCACTTAGATGATGCAGCGGAGAGCTTTTTTATGAACTTTACATATAATGGTGCACTAAGGACGCTTGCTCCAAAATATACTGCAAAAAATGGCATCACGGTTATTAGGCCATTTATCTTCGTTCGCGAGAGACAGCTTCGCGAAAATGCTATCAAAAATGAATTAAGAGTTATCGGTGATGAAGCATGTCCTGCAATGAGATTTGACGTAAAGATGCCACATGCTAGATATGAAACCAAACAGCTTTTAGCAACTTTAGAAAAAGAAAATCCAAAGCTTTTTACTTCGCTAAAAGCAGCATTTGAAAATATTCATACTGATACTTTTTTTGCTCTCAATAGCAGTAGTGAAGAGTAA
- the recO gene encoding recombination protein RecO → MQGYILRVQKVRDEDLLVFVLTPNLLVKSYRFFGARHSNIMTGYKIDFELEQEAKFLPKLRNILHLGFKWLLERDKLIIWQQFMRLLYDHLKEVEQLDEIYFNELDRCAKQMQLQNPKRLIIESYVKILEYEGRLHSELECFICDEEIESELCLTRGFLPSHKRCLDRSEFDAGKIKNLFDTKSTIELNDDEINRLYKILLDGL, encoded by the coding sequence ATGCAAGGCTACATCCTACGCGTGCAAAAGGTCAGAGACGAGGACCTTTTAGTCTTTGTACTAACGCCAAATTTGCTCGTAAAGTCATATAGATTTTTTGGCGCTCGCCACTCAAACATCATGACTGGCTACAAGATCGACTTTGAGCTAGAGCAAGAGGCGAAATTTCTACCAAAGCTTAGAAACATACTTCACCTTGGCTTTAAATGGCTGCTAGAGCGCGACAAACTCATCATTTGGCAGCAGTTCATGCGCCTACTTTATGATCATCTAAAAGAGGTCGAGCAGCTTGATGAAATTTACTTTAACGAGCTTGATCGCTGCGCCAAACAGATGCAGCTACAAAATCCAAAACGCCTTATCATCGAAAGCTACGTCAAAATTTTAGAGTATGAAGGCAGGCTTCACAGCGAGCTTGAGTGCTTTATCTGCGACGAGGAGATAGAAAGCGAGCTTTGCCTAACTCGTGGCTTTTTGCCCTCTCACAAGCGCTGCCTTGATAGAAGCGAATTTGACGCTGGTAAGATCAAAAATTTGTTTGATACAAAAAGCACGATCGAGCTAAATGACGATGAGATAAACCGACTTTATAAAATTTTACTTGACGGACTTTAA
- a CDS encoding tRNA dihydrouridine synthase — MIDFSKKPLFLAPLAGFSDLPLRSVVKKFGCDVTVSEMISANALVYESSDKTLEMLKKSPNEEPYVVQIAGSDIENIKKAVKIINKFDGIYGLDLNCGCPVPKVVRQGAGSALLNDLDKLQSIISAIKSVSNKESLSVKFRLGFNDKNEEKIAKACEEAGADYIAVHGRTRAGGYSAKVDYEAIARVKASVKIPVVANGDINAQNADEILNLTKCDALMIGRASIGNPWIFHEIKTKTSVDKALKQKIILAHFDAMIDHYGEHGFYIFRKHLHQYSKGIDGATTFRNDVNFIKDVTAMRERIREFFA, encoded by the coding sequence ATGATAGACTTTAGTAAAAAGCCACTTTTCTTAGCACCTCTTGCTGGCTTTTCTGACTTGCCATTAAGAAGCGTAGTTAAGAAATTTGGCTGCGATGTCACTGTTAGCGAAATGATCAGCGCAAATGCTCTGGTCTATGAGAGCAGTGACAAAACTCTTGAAATGCTTAAAAAATCCCCAAACGAAGAGCCTTACGTCGTCCAGATAGCTGGTAGCGACATAGAAAATATAAAAAAAGCTGTGAAGATAATCAATAAATTTGATGGGATTTATGGGCTCGATCTAAACTGCGGCTGCCCTGTGCCAAAGGTCGTTAGACAAGGTGCAGGTTCAGCCTTACTAAACGATCTTGACAAACTTCAAAGCATAATCTCGGCCATAAAAAGCGTCTCAAACAAAGAGAGCCTAAGTGTTAAATTTAGACTTGGCTTTAACGACAAAAATGAAGAGAAAATTGCAAAAGCCTGCGAAGAAGCCGGCGCAGACTACATCGCGGTCCATGGGCGCACCAGAGCTGGTGGATACAGCGCAAAGGTTGATTATGAAGCGATCGCTAGAGTAAAAGCGAGCGTAAAAATCCCGGTCGTCGCAAATGGCGATATAAATGCGCAAAATGCAGATGAAATTTTAAACCTTACAAAGTGCGATGCCCTAATGATCGGCAGAGCAAGCATCGGCAATCCCTGGATATTTCACGAGATAAAGACCAAAACTAGCGTAGATAAGGCGCTAAAACAAAAGATCATCCTAGCTCACTTTGATGCGATGATAGATCACTACGGCGAGCATGGATTTTACATATTTAGAAAACATTTACATCAATACAGCAAGGGGATAGATGGCGCAACAACCTTTAGAAATGATGTAAATTTCATCAAAGATGTGACAGCGATGAGAGAGCGCATAAGGGAGTTTTTTGCCTAG
- a CDS encoding uroporphyrinogen III synthase HEM4: protein MKTRKFLVYCIIYIVVVAGLTYSLNSSDYTFELLGQTITLPIAIWVALPVAVLALLALLHIAYHGYAFYRYKKWIKKDSQLYKDLAKETLLGFESNKDFKTDTYKIASQLTRSISPVGELKDVGVDDAEINNILQTIKSIKNKEIVDLKKFRLAKDSKLNILNELNKIEQLPTYYLDILKNQDQNESLKKAAFDKLIKVASFSEIKRLNFELASEDIMLIITRFVNDEIDLSSDEIFDLLNNAKVTKAQYDKAAVMLKNKLKPDAFIGIFEKLKSIHADADEAYVYALFELQMLDKVREAIEGSDPDEFKEIKVLLFLRDNGKMVPSSLFFK from the coding sequence ATGAAAACTAGAAAATTTCTCGTCTATTGCATAATCTACATAGTAGTTGTTGCAGGACTCACTTATTCTCTTAATAGTTCTGATTACACATTTGAGCTTTTAGGCCAAACTATAACTTTGCCAATTGCTATTTGGGTCGCTCTTCCAGTAGCTGTTTTAGCACTTCTTGCCCTACTTCATATCGCTTATCATGGATATGCTTTTTATAGATATAAAAAATGGATCAAAAAAGATAGCCAACTTTATAAAGACTTAGCCAAAGAGACACTTCTTGGCTTTGAGAGCAATAAAGACTTCAAAACCGATACTTACAAGATCGCCTCGCAGCTCACTCGCTCTATCTCACCAGTAGGCGAGCTTAAAGATGTCGGTGTAGATGATGCCGAGATAAACAATATCTTACAAACTATAAAAAGTATAAAAAATAAAGAGATCGTCGATCTAAAAAAATTTAGATTAGCAAAAGATAGCAAGTTAAATATCCTAAATGAGCTAAACAAAATCGAGCAACTACCTACTTACTATCTTGACATACTTAAAAATCAGGATCAAAATGAGAGCCTTAAAAAAGCTGCATTTGATAAACTCATAAAAGTAGCTTCTTTTAGCGAGATCAAAAGATTAAATTTTGAGCTAGCAAGTGAAGATATAATGCTTATTATTACCCGATTTGTAAATGACGAGATCGATCTAAGCAGTGATGAAATTTTTGATCTTTTAAACAACGCAAAAGTGACAAAAGCTCAATACGATAAAGCCGCTGTAATGCTTAAAAATAAACTAAAACCAGATGCATTTATTGGCATCTTTGAAAAACTAAAAAGCATCCATGCTGACGCTGATGAGGCTTACGTATATGCACTGTTTGAGCTTCAAATGCTTGATAAAGTAAGAGAAGCTATCGAAGGTAGCGATCCAGATGAGTTTAAAGAGATAAAGGTCTTACTGTTTTTACGAGATAACGGCAAAATGGTCCCTAGCTCGTTATTTTTTAAATGA
- the dksA gene encoding RNA polymerase-binding protein DksA: protein MTQTELNFFKKLLEERKLQIKKNIYDSSVEVNGLRDSGVSDEFDIASVNTDQLIEHSISTQQRAELSEIDEALEKIANKTYGICDMCEEEISIPRLKVKPHAKYCITCREIIEKTAKN, encoded by the coding sequence ATGACACAAACTGAGCTAAATTTTTTTAAAAAATTACTTGAAGAAAGAAAATTACAGATCAAAAAAAATATCTATGATTCATCTGTTGAAGTAAATGGCTTAAGAGATAGTGGTGTAAGCGATGAGTTTGATATAGCCTCAGTAAATACAGACCAGCTAATCGAGCATTCGATCTCGACACAACAAAGAGCGGAGCTATCAGAGATAGATGAAGCACTAGAGAAGATAGCAAATAAAACTTATGGAATTTGTGATATGTGTGAAGAGGAGATCAGCATACCGCGACTAAAAGTAAAACCACATGCAAAATACTGCATAACTTGCCGTGAAATAATCGAAAAAACAGCAAAAAACTAA
- a CDS encoding 23S rRNA (pseudouridine(1915)-N(3))-methyltransferase RlmH, which yields MEISVFSIQKSLRDNFENEIQEYIKMSAKFAKINDKVFFNEKIAKAQSTGKSEALRAYDEIYEPNLKGFCVMLDENGLQLDSQEFAQILNSNSQINFFIGGAYGLSQNLKNKAQKIISLSKMTMAHKVAKLVLFEQIFRALCINANHPYHK from the coding sequence TTGGAAATTTCAGTTTTTAGCATTCAAAAATCATTACGTGACAACTTTGAAAACGAGATACAAGAATATATAAAAATGAGTGCAAAATTTGCCAAGATAAACGATAAAGTCTTTTTCAATGAAAAAATAGCAAAAGCTCAAAGTACCGGAAAAAGCGAAGCATTAAGAGCTTATGATGAAATTTATGAGCCAAATTTAAAAGGCTTTTGCGTAATGCTTGATGAAAATGGCTTGCAACTTGATAGCCAAGAATTTGCACAAATTTTAAACTCAAATTCACAAATTAACTTTTTCATAGGTGGAGCTTACGGCCTTAGCCAAAATTTAAAGAATAAAGCGCAAAAAATCATAAGCTTAAGCAAGATGACGATGGCGCATAAGGTTGCCAAGCTTGTACTTTTTGAGCAAATTTTTAGAGCACTTTGCATAAATGCAAACCACCCATACCACAAATAA
- the accD gene encoding acetyl-CoA carboxylase, carboxyltransferase subunit beta has product MNFSDIFSKIRKAQPRPEEAPTHWVKCDNCHSLMYYKEVEACFNVCPKCGYHMRLKANDRINLICDEGSFIEFDANLKPVDPLNFVDKKSYKKRITENKEKTGRTSSVICGEGKCEGQEIQLVVFDFGFMGGSLASVEGEKIVRAIKRAIEKRQALVIVSASGGARMQESTFSLMQMSKTSAALKLLDEAKLPYISVLTDPTMGGVSASFAWLGDLIIAEPGALIGFAGQRVIKQTIGADLPEGFQRAEFLLEHGLIDAIVPRSEHKKYISDMVKFLTNNKTIHQKDNQDESGSNFELKLKTKG; this is encoded by the coding sequence ATGAATTTCTCAGACATTTTTTCAAAGATAAGAAAAGCTCAACCTCGTCCAGAAGAAGCACCTACACACTGGGTAAAATGCGACAACTGCCACTCACTGATGTATTACAAAGAAGTTGAAGCTTGTTTTAATGTATGCCCTAAATGCGGCTATCATATGAGATTAAAAGCTAATGATCGTATAAATTTGATCTGCGACGAAGGTAGCTTTATTGAATTTGATGCAAATTTAAAGCCAGTTGATCCATTAAATTTTGTCGATAAAAAATCATACAAAAAAAGAATTACAGAAAATAAAGAAAAAACTGGGCGTACAAGCTCAGTTATTTGTGGAGAAGGTAAATGCGAAGGCCAAGAAATTCAGCTAGTTGTTTTTGACTTTGGTTTCATGGGTGGTTCGCTAGCTTCAGTTGAGGGTGAAAAGATCGTAAGAGCGATAAAACGAGCGATAGAAAAACGCCAAGCTTTAGTCATAGTGAGTGCTTCAGGTGGAGCTAGAATGCAAGAAAGTACATTCTCTTTGATGCAAATGTCAAAGACATCAGCTGCTTTAAAACTACTCGATGAAGCGAAACTACCTTACATCTCAGTACTTACTGATCCGACGATGGGTGGCGTTAGTGCCTCTTTTGCTTGGCTTGGGGATCTAATAATCGCTGAACCTGGCGCATTGATAGGCTTTGCTGGTCAAAGAGTCATCAAACAAACCATTGGTGCTGATTTACCAGAGGGATTTCAAAGAGCTGAGTTTTTGTTAGAGCATGGCCTAATCGATGCTATTGTGCCAAGAAGCGAACATAAAAAATATATAAGCGATATGGTTAAATTTCTCACAAACAATAAGACAATACATCAAAAAGATAACCAAGATGAGAGTGGAAGCAACTTTGAACTAAAGCTAAAAACCAAAGGCTAA
- the bamA gene encoding outer membrane protein assembly factor BamA translates to MKKKLFLLALAFSGLSAQTIQSINFKGLIHLSPEVASQIMGLKVGQDLTPKLSDKAITNLYKQNYFDDIYIEDTGNGNLLVAVKEKPSVARVDLKGVVTNDKTAIESLINIKPGNMYDELTIEKTKERIRQYYESKGYFDTVVDVEKQPVADNDSSLFITLNINRGENMIIKNVNLVGAKEFDYDDIEPVVANKSREFMGWLWGRNDGKVKLFELENDPARIQDKYFQKGYLDATISSPYLNSSFDNYTADLTYYVHEGEPYKVSNVSITAPEELELDTKKIIDDFRLEAGDTMNSARLRQDMKKLDDMVADKGYAFVKVYPKTDKFDENKTVDIDYEVDPGEKVYIRNVQISGNDRTVDRVVRRELYLTEGNLYSRTDLQDSKDALKRTSYFDDVEIEEDPVDKNTVDLKVKVKEASTGSISGGIGYGSSDGLLLNAALSDTNIFGSGLQGQISVDKSDRELSGQISLTNPRIFDSEYSLGGTLYANDYDWRTYKERSYGFSTTLGRKLTRNLSASLTYNIEQSKITLKDDELRDINAKTKKEIYREGKAIKSAITPALTYNSTDDYYLPRRGIIASTSFEIAGLGGDIDFVKNRTNFNYYLGLREYIDYDLILRYKASFGKIWERGYTPINERLYLGGIRSLRGYESRTVSPKVKYNGDYYEYGGETSFNNSAEISFPIIDRVKMRGVVFYDYGMIGENSLNEIKRSSVGTGIEWITPIGPLQLIFAKALKPKEGDDTNTFEFTIGRRF, encoded by the coding sequence ATGAAAAAGAAATTATTTTTATTAGCATTAGCTTTCAGTGGCCTAAGCGCACAAACAATTCAGTCAATAAATTTTAAAGGACTAATTCACCTTTCGCCTGAAGTAGCAAGCCAAATAATGGGCCTAAAAGTCGGTCAGGATCTAACTCCAAAGCTTAGTGATAAGGCGATCACAAATTTATACAAACAAAATTATTTCGACGATATCTACATAGAAGATACAGGTAATGGCAATCTTTTAGTAGCTGTAAAAGAGAAGCCAAGTGTTGCGAGAGTTGATCTAAAAGGCGTCGTAACAAATGACAAAACTGCCATAGAGTCGTTAATCAATATCAAACCAGGCAATATGTACGATGAGCTTACAATAGAAAAAACTAAAGAGAGAATTCGTCAGTATTATGAGTCAAAGGGATATTTTGATACCGTTGTAGACGTAGAAAAACAACCAGTTGCAGACAACGACAGCTCACTTTTTATAACACTCAACATAAACCGCGGCGAAAATATGATAATCAAAAATGTAAATTTAGTCGGCGCAAAAGAGTTTGATTATGACGACATTGAGCCAGTAGTTGCAAATAAAAGTAGAGAATTTATGGGCTGGCTTTGGGGCAGAAATGACGGTAAAGTTAAACTTTTTGAGCTTGAAAATGATCCAGCAAGAATACAAGACAAATATTTCCAAAAAGGCTATTTAGATGCGACTATTTCGTCACCTTATTTAAATTCATCGTTTGATAATTACACAGCTGATCTTACTTATTATGTTCATGAAGGTGAGCCTTATAAGGTTTCAAATGTAAGCATTACAGCACCTGAAGAGCTGGAGCTTGACACTAAAAAGATCATAGATGACTTTAGGCTTGAGGCTGGCGATACGATGAACTCAGCAAGACTTCGCCAAGATATGAAAAAGCTCGATGATATGGTTGCTGATAAAGGTTATGCGTTTGTGAAGGTCTATCCAAAGACTGATAAATTTGATGAAAATAAAACTGTCGATATTGATTATGAAGTAGATCCTGGCGAAAAAGTATATATAAGAAATGTTCAAATTTCAGGAAACGATAGGACCGTTGACCGCGTTGTAAGACGTGAACTTTATCTAACCGAAGGAAATTTATATAGTAGAACCGACCTTCAAGACTCAAAAGATGCGCTAAAAAGAACAAGCTACTTTGACGATGTCGAGATAGAAGAAGATCCAGTTGATAAAAATACAGTCGATCTAAAAGTAAAAGTAAAAGAAGCCTCAACTGGCTCAATAAGCGGCGGTATCGGATACGGCAGCAGTGACGGACTACTACTAAATGCAGCACTTTCTGATACAAATATCTTTGGCTCTGGCCTTCAAGGACAAATAAGCGTAGATAAAAGTGACAGAGAGCTTTCAGGTCAGATAAGTCTTACAAACCCAAGAATTTTCGACTCAGAGTATAGCCTTGGCGGAACACTTTATGCAAATGACTATGACTGGAGAACATATAAAGAGAGAAGCTATGGCTTTAGCACAACTCTTGGTAGAAAACTAACTAGAAATTTAAGTGCATCGCTTACTTACAATATTGAGCAAAGCAAAATTACTCTAAAAGATGATGAACTAAGAGATATCAACGCAAAAACTAAAAAAGAAATTTATAGAGAAGGTAAAGCCATAAAAAGCGCCATAACTCCAGCTTTAACATATAATAGCACCGATGATTATTACTTGCCAAGACGTGGCATCATAGCTAGTACATCATTTGAGATAGCTGGACTTGGTGGCGATATAGACTTTGTTAAAAACCGCACAAATTTCAACTATTATCTAGGTCTTAGAGAGTACATCGACTATGACCTTATCTTAAGATACAAAGCAAGTTTTGGCAAAATTTGGGAAAGAGGATATACTCCGATCAACGAAAGACTTTACCTTGGTGGCATAAGAAGCTTACGTGGTTACGAGAGCAGAACTGTATCTCCAAAGGTAAAATATAATGGCGACTACTACGAATACGGCGGCGAAACTTCATTTAATAATTCAGCTGAAATAAGCTTCCCTATAATAGATCGTGTCAAAATGCGTGGCGTTGTATTTTATGACTACGGTATGATCGGTGAGAATAGCCTAAATGAGATAAAAAGATCTTCAGTTGGAACCGGCATAGAATGGATAACTCCTATTGGTCCACTTCAACTAATCTTTGCAAAAGCTCTTAAACCTAAAGAGGGCGATGATACAAATACATTTGAATTTACTATCGGAAGACGCTTCTAA
- a CDS encoding prephenate dehydrogenase, which yields MKIGIIGLGLMGGSLGLALKDEKLISCVSGYDKDENHSKKALELGLVHEILSIDEMKKKCDIIFLAVPVEAIVSIVQNLTDISEDTTIIDFGSTKQKIIEAVSEKIRKNFIPAHPMAGTEYSGPEAAFKSLYTGATVIVCDFAESAEKHVKRSVELFSCLGMKIIFMSAKEHDHHVGLISHLPHAIAFSLASGILKEEDKRHIVALGGPTFKGMIRVAKSSPFMWSDIFKQNKNNVVEAINMFEKELNLCKDLIKDERWDELFAWMSDARAVREIL from the coding sequence ATGAAAATAGGTATCATCGGACTTGGTCTTATGGGTGGTTCGCTTGGTCTTGCACTAAAAGATGAAAAATTAATCTCTTGTGTTAGTGGATATGACAAAGATGAAAATCATAGCAAAAAGGCCTTAGAACTTGGCTTGGTGCATGAAATTTTAAGCATTGACGAGATGAAAAAGAAGTGTGACATCATCTTTTTGGCTGTGCCAGTTGAAGCTATCGTATCAATAGTGCAAAATTTAACCGATATTAGCGAAGATACAACTATCATTGATTTTGGCTCAACCAAACAAAAGATAATAGAAGCTGTGTCAGAAAAAATTCGTAAAAATTTCATCCCAGCTCACCCGATGGCAGGTACTGAGTATTCTGGTCCAGAGGCTGCTTTTAAATCACTTTACACAGGAGCAACTGTTATCGTTTGTGACTTTGCTGAGAGCGCAGAAAAACATGTAAAAAGAAGCGTGGAGTTATTTTCTTGCCTTGGCATGAAGATTATTTTTATGAGTGCAAAAGAACATGATCATCACGTGGGTCTTATTTCGCATTTGCCTCATGCGATTGCATTTTCTCTTGCGAGTGGGATTTTAAAAGAAGAGGATAAAAGGCATATCGTAGCGCTTGGCGGACCTACATTTAAGGGCATGATACGTGTCGCAAAGAGTTCGCCTTTTATGTGGAGCGATATTTTTAAGCAAAATAAAAATAATGTTGTTGAAGCTATAAATATGTTTGAAAAAGAGCTAAATTTGTGCAAAGATCTCATCAAAGATGAACGCTGGGACGAACTTTTTGCCTGGATGAGCGACGCTAGGGCTGTAAGAGAAATTTTGTAA
- a CDS encoding M23 family metallopeptidase, giving the protein MNRRGVGGFGIVVLLLILILAGGFGYALMSKDFERNEPIIGVADKVYWNLRTPMNIKFKDDSGIKFVRISMNDGKNDLNLLNQIIQNPSTELDVNLTFPKTGFFAQKDTYEMNIEAVDTSKWSFFTGNKASKKVEVVLDTSKPDLYVLSQSYSISKGGSAVVVFRATDNQLKEVYVQTNFGKKFKAVPFYKEGFYAALVAWPVQVENFSAEVIARDFAGNESKSHVRYFYENVKYKTSTIALNDRFLDGKIVDLTDQYAKDPSALSRLEKMRFVNETLRNSNEEKITALTTNSGDEMLTGFSVTPFYPLRNGKKVADFADHRYYTYNNEQVSESWHMGIDFASVAAAPIIASNAGRVVLASENGIYGLNIVIDHGFGLYSLYGHCSSSRVKEGDMVVAGDQIGTTGTSGLALGDHLHFGILVQGEEVRPQQWMDKKWIKDNITSVLDAAKAMIDKN; this is encoded by the coding sequence ATGAATAGACGTGGAGTTGGCGGATTTGGTATTGTTGTGCTTTTACTAATTTTAATTTTAGCCGGTGGTTTTGGCTATGCTTTGATGTCAAAAGATTTTGAGCGAAATGAGCCGATAATTGGTGTTGCTGATAAGGTTTATTGGAATCTTAGAACCCCAATGAATATCAAATTTAAAGACGATAGTGGCATAAAATTTGTACGAATTAGTATGAATGATGGGAAAAATGATCTAAATTTATTAAATCAAATCATACAAAATCCAAGTACCGAGCTTGATGTAAATTTAACCTTTCCAAAGACTGGCTTTTTTGCTCAAAAAGATACTTATGAGATGAATATTGAGGCTGTGGATACCAGTAAATGGAGCTTTTTTACTGGCAACAAAGCTAGCAAAAAGGTTGAAGTGGTGCTTGATACTTCAAAGCCTGATCTTTACGTGCTTTCGCAATCTTATTCTATCTCAAAAGGTGGTAGTGCGGTTGTGGTCTTTAGAGCGACTGATAATCAGCTAAAAGAGGTTTATGTGCAGACAAATTTTGGTAAGAAATTTAAAGCTGTCCCATTTTATAAAGAGGGCTTTTATGCAGCACTCGTTGCTTGGCCAGTTCAGGTTGAAAATTTTAGTGCTGAGGTCATTGCAAGAGACTTTGCAGGCAATGAAAGCAAGTCACATGTCAGATATTTTTACGAAAATGTAAAGTATAAAACTTCAACTATTGCATTAAACGATAGATTTTTAGATGGCAAAATAGTCGATCTAACTGATCAATATGCAAAAGATCCAAGCGCGCTTTCAAGGCTTGAGAAAATGAGATTTGTCAATGAAACGCTTAGAAATTCAAACGAAGAAAAAATAACAGCACTTACTACAAATTCTGGTGATGAGATGTTAACTGGCTTTAGTGTGACACCATTTTATCCACTAAGAAATGGTAAAAAAGTGGCTGACTTCGCCGATCACCGATACTATACATATAATAACGAGCAAGTAAGCGAATCATGGCATATGGGAATAGACTTTGCAAGTGTGGCCGCAGCTCCTATAATAGCTAGCAATGCTGGTCGTGTTGTGCTAGCATCTGAAAATGGAATTTATGGATTAAATATTGTGATCGATCATGGATTTGGGCTTTATTCGCTTTATGGACACTGCTCAAGTTCTAGGGTAAAAGAGGGCGATATGGTGGTGGCTGGTGATCAAATAGGCACTACTGGAACTAGTGGTCTTGCACTTGGCGATCACCTTCACTTTGGAATTTTAGTCCAAGGTGAAGAGGTGAGACCACAACAATGGATGGACAAAAAGTGGATAAAAGACAATATCACAAGTGTTTTAGATGCTGCAAAAGCGATGATAGATAAGAACTAA